A genomic window from Anthocerotibacter panamensis C109 includes:
- a CDS encoding type 1 glutamine amidotransferase, translating into MTKLRSALKILLLQVRQDEATRLEELDGFVRYSQLAPEQFWSLNACDRPKFPPTCITGYDALFIGGSSDASVLLPDKYPFVEEAKALLRYCLEQEIPVFASCFGFQLAVEALGGKVILDPTRMEIGTFPITLTAAAQSDLLLHDSPPWFWSVCGHKERAVVLPACCEPLATTELCPYHAFRVVGKPFYGFQFHPEMDKADLTARIARYRTRYLDEEVVLEALLADLHDTATANMLIHKFIDRIILCQDAQA; encoded by the coding sequence ATGACGAAACTGCGCTCCGCCCTCAAAATTTTATTGTTGCAGGTCCGTCAGGACGAGGCGACGCGCCTGGAAGAATTGGATGGATTTGTTCGCTATAGTCAGCTTGCCCCGGAGCAATTCTGGTCGCTGAATGCCTGCGATCGCCCCAAGTTTCCGCCGACCTGCATTACGGGCTACGATGCACTTTTTATCGGGGGTTCCAGTGACGCTTCGGTGCTGTTACCGGACAAATATCCCTTTGTGGAAGAGGCCAAGGCATTGTTGCGCTATTGTCTGGAGCAGGAGATCCCGGTCTTTGCTTCCTGTTTCGGTTTCCAATTGGCTGTAGAAGCTCTGGGGGGCAAGGTTATTCTCGACCCAACCCGTATGGAGATTGGCACATTCCCAATCACGTTGACCGCAGCGGCCCAAAGCGACTTGCTCCTGCATGATAGCCCCCCTTGGTTTTGGTCAGTCTGTGGTCATAAAGAGCGAGCAGTGGTCCTCCCCGCTTGCTGTGAGCCGCTCGCCACTACGGAGTTGTGCCCCTACCATGCCTTTCGGGTGGTCGGTAAACCCTTTTATGGGTTTCAGTTTCATCCCGAGATGGACAAGGCGGATCTGACCGCCCGTATCGCTCGCTATCGCACCCGTTATCTAGACGAAGAAGTGGTTTTAGAAGCCCTCCTTGCTGATCTCCACGATACGGCTACGGCTAATATGCTCATTCACAAATTTATTGACCGGATCATTTTGTGCCAAGACGCTCAAGCTTGA
- a CDS encoding DUF4142 domain-containing protein, whose protein sequence is MPKLSSIVAGFLVAGLFLTLGHAALAKDRSPRTTVVRTAPQDSAFLRQVAQSDSVAIKFSQLALEKATTPAVKQYAQKIVEDHTQSNQKLKQLALEREIPLPSDTLQPNKQAQYNTLSKIPGIEFDGAYLRQQVQEHTSTVALYEKQLQEGKAPLVKRFAARTLPMILTHQQEARALANQLGALKPARKPRKEAPHKPTSGS, encoded by the coding sequence ATGCCCAAACTGTCTTCTATAGTGGCTGGTTTCCTGGTGGCAGGACTATTCCTGACGTTGGGTCATGCAGCCTTAGCCAAGGACCGCTCCCCCCGGACTACTGTTGTGCGCACCGCTCCTCAGGATAGTGCATTTCTCCGTCAGGTGGCCCAAAGTGACAGCGTTGCGATCAAGTTTAGTCAACTGGCTCTGGAAAAAGCGACGACCCCTGCGGTCAAGCAGTACGCCCAAAAAATAGTCGAAGATCACACACAATCCAACCAAAAACTTAAACAACTCGCGCTTGAACGGGAAATTCCTCTGCCCTCAGACACCCTCCAGCCAAACAAGCAAGCTCAATACAACACCTTGAGTAAGATCCCAGGGATCGAGTTTGACGGAGCCTATCTGCGCCAACAGGTGCAGGAGCACACCAGCACCGTTGCGTTGTACGAGAAGCAGCTCCAAGAAGGGAAAGCACCCTTAGTCAAGCGTTTTGCGGCGAGAACCCTACCCATGATCCTGACGCACCAACAAGAGGCAAGAGCTTTGGCAAACCAACTTGGTGCGCTAAAACCCGCCAGGAAACCGCGAAAAGAGGCTCCACACAAGCCCACCTCGGGCTCATAG
- a CDS encoding transglycosylase domain-containing protein, with protein MSSEVSSNPTAARRRRQKPASRLPLPLKLVGGLLIISALGVVGFTAGLVLSLRNLPDVRALDRYSPSESTRIYDVKGRLIANIHGEANRSVVPLQEVSSNLINAILAIEDDQFYSHNGIRIDTIIRAALTNLQEGRAAQGGSTLTQQLVKNLFFTPKKTLNRKIAEAALALQLERNYDKDKILEMYLNQVYWGHNNYGAETAAQTYFNKHASDLDLAEGAMMAGLLRAPEYYSPFHSMEHARERQRIVLDRMVELKLVSPADADAAKREKLTFGKVRSFRLGLPYVSTFVLRELEERFGEDAVRKGGLQVQTTLDLDLQKLAERSVQADIAQLKKQNRRASEMAVVSLDPRTGFIKAMVGGVNFKESKFNRVTQAYRQPGSAFKPFVYYTAFAQGKLTPDSIVIDSPVTYGTIQKYSPHNYDNRFYGAMSIRKALQQSRNVPTVKIANSIGVRHVIETAQTLGIRTNGWQPNLAVALGSKEVTPLALAGAYASFANGGFGVKPTVLLQVTDREDNILYKGTPDRQLLLNPKAVDMINDCLQSVVTSGTATRAQLADKRPVAGKTGTTSDFKDAWFVGYVPQMVTVMWIGNDKNTPLTSGTAGGTFVAPLWKTYMDQALKGQPALNFPTFGNAAAPVPPPVPPAKPGSPQPTAAVTPTAVRSTRVVPAPASRPEPTPRTTPVDAVRPQRRSQLPAQNLKAAPPPKEEFIP; from the coding sequence GTGTCTTCAGAAGTGAGTAGTAACCCCACCGCAGCCCGTCGCAGGCGTCAGAAGCCCGCTTCGCGCCTCCCTCTTCCACTGAAGTTGGTGGGAGGGCTTTTAATCATTTCAGCCCTGGGGGTCGTAGGCTTTACGGCAGGTCTAGTGCTCAGTCTGCGTAATCTACCCGATGTCCGCGCCCTAGACCGCTACAGTCCCAGCGAGAGCACCCGGATCTATGACGTGAAGGGCAGGCTCATCGCCAATATCCACGGCGAAGCGAACCGCTCTGTGGTCCCTTTGCAAGAAGTTTCTTCTAACTTGATCAATGCCATTCTCGCCATTGAGGATGACCAATTTTACAGCCACAACGGTATCCGTATTGACACCATTATTCGTGCAGCACTCACCAACCTCCAGGAAGGACGCGCCGCCCAGGGGGGATCGACCTTGACCCAGCAGTTGGTCAAAAACCTCTTTTTTACCCCCAAGAAAACCCTCAACCGCAAAATCGCGGAAGCAGCCCTCGCCCTACAGCTAGAGCGCAACTACGACAAAGACAAAATTCTGGAGATGTACCTCAATCAAGTCTACTGGGGTCACAACAACTACGGGGCAGAAACCGCCGCCCAAACCTACTTCAATAAACACGCAAGCGACCTGGACTTAGCTGAAGGGGCCATGATGGCTGGTCTGTTGCGGGCACCAGAATACTATTCACCCTTCCACAGCATGGAGCACGCCCGAGAGCGGCAGCGGATAGTCCTAGACCGAATGGTGGAACTCAAACTGGTCAGCCCTGCCGATGCTGATGCCGCCAAGCGCGAAAAACTCACCTTCGGGAAGGTCCGTTCCTTCCGGCTGGGTCTACCCTATGTCAGTACTTTTGTTCTACGCGAATTGGAGGAGCGCTTCGGAGAGGACGCTGTGCGCAAAGGCGGGCTTCAGGTCCAGACTACCCTCGATCTCGACCTGCAAAAGCTAGCCGAACGCTCTGTTCAGGCAGATATCGCCCAACTCAAGAAACAGAACCGCCGCGCCTCCGAAATGGCAGTGGTCAGCCTCGACCCCCGCACCGGCTTTATCAAGGCCATGGTAGGCGGAGTAAACTTCAAAGAGAGCAAGTTCAACCGGGTCACGCAGGCTTACCGTCAACCGGGATCAGCCTTTAAACCCTTCGTCTACTACACTGCCTTCGCTCAGGGAAAACTTACTCCCGACTCCATAGTGATCGATTCGCCCGTCACCTACGGCACGATCCAGAAATACTCCCCGCACAACTACGACAACCGTTTTTATGGGGCGATGAGCATCCGCAAGGCGCTCCAGCAATCGCGCAACGTGCCCACCGTCAAGATCGCCAATAGCATTGGCGTCCGCCACGTCATCGAGACTGCGCAGACTTTGGGCATTCGCACCAATGGCTGGCAGCCCAATCTCGCTGTCGCACTGGGCTCCAAGGAGGTCACACCGCTCGCCTTGGCGGGAGCCTATGCGAGCTTTGCCAATGGTGGTTTTGGGGTCAAGCCGACAGTACTCCTTCAGGTGACTGACCGCGAGGACAATATCCTTTACAAAGGCACCCCAGACCGCCAGTTATTGCTCAACCCCAAAGCCGTGGACATGATCAACGACTGCCTCCAAAGTGTGGTGACCAGCGGTACCGCAACGCGTGCCCAATTGGCGGACAAACGCCCCGTGGCGGGTAAAACCGGAACGACCAGCGACTTCAAAGATGCTTGGTTTGTGGGCTATGTGCCGCAGATGGTGACGGTGATGTGGATCGGCAATGATAAAAACACGCCACTTACCAGCGGTACAGCAGGCGGGACGTTTGTCGCCCCCCTCTGGAAAACCTACATGGACCAAGCCCTCAAAGGTCAGCCCGCACTCAACTTCCCCACGTTTGGCAATGCAGCCGCTCCCGTTCCTCCTCCTGTTCCACCGGCAAAACCGGGCTCCCCACAACCGACTGCCGCTGTTACTCCTACAGCAGTCAGGTCTACTCGGGTGGTTCCGGCACCAGCATCACGCCCTGAACCAACACCGCGCACAACTCCCGTCGATGCCGTCCGCCCCCAACGCCGCTCCCAACTCCCCGCCCAAAACCTGAAAGCTGCTCCCCCGCCTAAAGAAGAGTTCATACCCTGA
- a CDS encoding pentapeptide repeat-containing protein, with the protein MTLSWWGVDLSAIDLRGADLSGANLTNVRLIGGNLSGAVLTGANLSYAKLVGCQLSEADLTGANLSYADLTGADLSAANLGGADLLFSRLLQARLAGAKLGSAKLSSAILIEADLSQADLSRASLLEANLSGSTLSGANCAQANLSLAKLDGADLSMSDLSGANLLWSKLRRANLSGANLSGANFTGANLTGSVVEGTQWCGTKVRGTIFPDGTRSGWLWVQLPTSF; encoded by the coding sequence GTGACCTTGAGCTGGTGGGGCGTGGATTTGAGCGCTATTGACCTGAGAGGAGCCGACCTGAGCGGGGCCAACCTCACCAATGTCCGCCTCATCGGGGGTAACTTAAGCGGAGCGGTCCTGACCGGAGCCAATCTCAGCTATGCAAAACTAGTCGGCTGCCAACTCAGCGAAGCCGACCTGACGGGGGCCAATCTCAGCTATGCCGATCTGACCGGGGCAGACCTGAGCGCAGCCAACCTAGGTGGAGCCGATCTGCTCTTTTCCCGGCTCCTGCAAGCCAGACTCGCAGGGGCAAAACTGGGCTCAGCCAAACTGAGTTCCGCTATTTTAATTGAGGCAGACCTGTCTCAGGCGGACCTGAGTCGCGCTAGTCTCCTGGAGGCCAACCTCAGCGGCAGCACCCTCAGCGGGGCTAACTGCGCTCAAGCCAACTTGAGTTTGGCTAAACTGGACGGTGCGGACCTCTCCATGAGCGACTTAAGCGGGGCTAACCTCCTCTGGAGCAAACTGCGTCGGGCCAACCTCAGCGGGGCCAACCTCAGTGGGGCCAACTTCACGGGCGCTAACCTGACCGGATCGGTAGTGGAGGGCACGCAGTGGTGCGGGACTAAAGTGCGTGGCACGATCTTTCCAGATGGTACGCGCTCAGGCTGGTTGTGGGTACAATTACCTACTTCCTTTTAA
- a CDS encoding arginine--tRNA ligase — MTVLSDLIQQELHHALSLAFDQGALGSLERVPARAEVTMEKPKNPDHGDYATPVALSLAKPAKLAPRTLAQTLARHIATPDFTVEIAGPGFVNIRLSDALLARSLTEILAQGEDFGRTTPEVVEQILIEFVSANPTGPLHAGHGRWAALGSAIANLLKFAGHGVKTEFYINDAGNQMDLLGQSLYARYLQALGEVAEIPEQGYQGQFVIGMAQELLEEVGPAQRDADLSWFRNWAYQHILDQQKETLKAFRTEFDHWFSERTLHASAIEQGLEALDQAGYLYQVNRSNGEAANADEAPPELQATVSNAGGTATFFRTIPFGDDKDRVVVRSDGRYTYMAADIAYHKNKLERGFTRLINILGADHHGYVARLKAIVQAFGYSADTLEIIIGQLVRLQRLNPTTGKKEEVRMSKRTGQGVTVDDLLYGFESPEDAIGPDAARWYLLSQSPDSQVVFDLDLAVQQTKDNMVFYAQYAHARTCSMERKAQDAGLTPPPSFTFLNAEGELLFTEPEERTLVMTLLAAPEQYRLAAQERAPHRIVRYVEEVANHFHKFYDTCRVLGSVMQQTPDLAYARWGLFRATQQVLRNSLTLLGISSPTAM, encoded by the coding sequence ATGACTGTTCTCAGTGATCTGATCCAGCAGGAACTTCACCACGCCTTATCTCTGGCCTTTGACCAAGGAGCCTTGGGGAGCTTGGAGCGTGTGCCTGCTCGGGCTGAAGTCACCATGGAGAAACCCAAGAACCCGGACCACGGCGACTACGCGACCCCGGTCGCCCTGTCGCTCGCCAAACCCGCCAAGCTTGCGCCGCGTACCCTTGCGCAGACCCTTGCCCGTCACATTGCGACCCCGGACTTTACGGTGGAGATTGCCGGTCCTGGTTTCGTCAACATCCGTCTGAGCGATGCGCTGTTGGCCCGTTCCCTGACAGAAATCCTGGCGCAGGGGGAGGACTTTGGTCGGACTACGCCGGAGGTGGTCGAGCAAATTTTGATTGAATTCGTCTCGGCTAATCCCACGGGTCCGCTGCATGCGGGTCATGGTCGTTGGGCTGCTTTGGGCTCGGCAATTGCCAATTTACTCAAGTTCGCAGGCCATGGCGTGAAGACCGAGTTTTATATCAACGATGCCGGAAATCAGATGGACTTGCTCGGGCAGTCGCTCTATGCGCGCTACCTCCAAGCGTTGGGCGAAGTGGCGGAGATTCCCGAACAGGGCTATCAGGGTCAGTTTGTCATCGGTATGGCGCAGGAACTCTTGGAGGAAGTGGGACCCGCGCAGCGCGATGCGGACCTGTCTTGGTTTCGTAACTGGGCCTACCAGCATATTCTCGATCAGCAAAAAGAAACCCTGAAAGCTTTTCGCACGGAGTTCGACCACTGGTTTAGTGAACGGACGCTCCATGCATCGGCCATTGAACAGGGGCTTGAAGCCCTCGACCAAGCGGGCTATCTCTATCAGGTCAACCGCTCGAATGGGGAGGCTGCCAACGCTGACGAGGCTCCCCCCGAACTTCAAGCCACAGTCTCTAATGCAGGCGGAACGGCTACTTTCTTTAGAACCATCCCCTTTGGTGATGACAAAGACCGGGTCGTCGTGCGCTCGGATGGGCGCTATACCTATATGGCAGCGGACATCGCCTACCACAAAAACAAGCTAGAGCGTGGTTTCACCCGACTCATCAATATTCTGGGCGCAGACCACCATGGCTATGTGGCCCGCCTCAAAGCGATTGTCCAGGCGTTTGGGTATTCCGCCGATACGCTGGAGATCATCATCGGTCAATTGGTCCGCCTCCAACGGCTCAATCCGACCACCGGCAAAAAAGAGGAAGTGCGCATGTCCAAGCGCACTGGACAGGGGGTGACCGTGGACGACCTCCTGTATGGCTTTGAAAGTCCTGAGGACGCCATTGGCCCGGATGCAGCCCGCTGGTATCTCCTGAGCCAATCCCCCGATTCTCAGGTGGTTTTTGATCTGGATCTGGCGGTGCAACAGACCAAAGACAACATGGTTTTTTATGCTCAGTACGCCCATGCCCGGACCTGCTCGATGGAGCGAAAAGCCCAAGATGCGGGCCTGACCCCACCGCCTAGCTTTACCTTTCTCAACGCGGAGGGGGAGTTGCTCTTTACGGAACCGGAGGAGCGCACGCTGGTCATGACGCTGCTGGCGGCCCCGGAGCAATACCGCCTCGCCGCTCAAGAACGCGCCCCCCACCGCATCGTGCGCTATGTCGAAGAGGTCGCCAACCACTTTCACAAGTTCTATGACACCTGCCGGGTCTTGGGCTCGGTGATGCAGCAGACCCCCGACCTCGCCTATGCCCGTTGGGGCCTCTTTCGGGCGACCCAACAGGTCTTGCGCAACAGCCTGACCCTCTTGGGGATCAGTAGCCCGACGGCGATGTAG
- a CDS encoding DUF6883 domain-containing protein produces the protein MIPKHLPNSSNAYVEERKILAYLLDLKHSSGASKAKFFLNRGFDRENWQYFSEALIFQGTNNPVKKVKETEYGTRYTIECHCPTPDRLNPCIRTVWELREGETQPRLITAFPEFTNNHPRPHENS, from the coding sequence ATGATCCCTAAACACCTCCCAAATAGCTCAAACGCCTACGTTGAAGAGAGAAAGATCCTGGCATATCTTCTAGACCTTAAGCATTCTAGCGGTGCTTCAAAAGCAAAATTCTTTCTGAATCGAGGCTTTGACCGAGAAAATTGGCAATACTTTTCCGAAGCCCTAATTTTTCAAGGAACTAACAACCCAGTAAAGAAAGTTAAAGAGACAGAATATGGCACACGCTACACCATAGAATGCCACTGCCCAACCCCTGACCGATTAAATCCCTGCATCCGAACAGTATGGGAGCTACGGGAAGGTGAAACCCAACCCAGACTAATCACAGCCTTCCCAGAATTCACAAACAACCACCCCCGTCCGCACGAGAACTCATAA
- a CDS encoding type I restriction endonuclease subunit R translates to MSKANGSINEAAMEDVVVNALATSPFYRVRERQHFDAATLIDIDELWAFAEATQPREIAKLKRPYPDAPRQTLAEQISSLIQKRGTLDVLRNGVSFSGINLQLAYFRPSAGGNPEHQARYEHNRFAVMRQVHFSTKAPNQSADVVILLNGLPIVSVELKNHFTAQNVQHAIAQYRQRDKNEPFWKRCLVHFAVDDDAAYMTTRVAGAETVFLPFNRDTQNPIIEDHFASSYLWEQFTDEDNETQPGILQADSLLLLIQNYLHFERDERTSREKFIFPRFHQYQVVRKLLAHAKTHGSGQNYLIQHSAGSGKSNSIAWLAHQLANLCGTDGQPVFDSIIVITDRRILDRQLQDTIKQFEKIKGTVTKIDRNTRQLVKALERGDKIIITTLQKFGFVGELAKVPSKRFAVLVDEAHSSQSGEGVRDLKLTLTSDEELRKALDEEEPEDPIETELVKLQKVRQKLPHLSFFAFTATPKDKTLELFGTPDKLVKKGFRPFHQYTMRQAIDEGFILDVLQSYTAYKTYFELIENERANTEQELEKLKARKLMLQYVDQHEFAIKRKVHIIVDHFTRHTAHKIAGQAKAMVVTHSRAHAVLYKKALDEVIREQNLSFGVLVAFSGTVTINEQKHTEENMNPPGTGDIAEAFKSPAQRLLLVANKYQTGFDQPLLHTMYVDKKLGGVAAVQTLSRLNRTAPLKQDTMVLDFVNEQETIQASFQDYYQRTDLEGATDPNKLYNLKYTLEQMHVFTPEDIEQFIELFVRKKVKSEKLQPFFQRIINTGYENLASAHKGTADYEKHKAEAKDKFRKDTARYVKQYNFISQIMTFTDPALEKFYLFAKLLLRQLPYEKQTLPLEVVAMIDMEKYRVQEEQNGRITLANEDASLALTADDGHRGNPEAEKEKLKVIIQKLNEDFGVPFEEADRVMNAIKQKLEDDEALRAAFKTNSIEFLQRQKLQDSIKQAFLDNVDEFLSFMAKTETDPGFGQFFFSEMFKWYAETMAKPTAMKPIAANSQPEPFPEHQIIRVAYDLESEGFHLPKGLIGTIVSVYRGGEAYAVEFIDLPSGPEVVTLKPEQMEIPS, encoded by the coding sequence ATGAGCAAAGCAAATGGAAGCATTAACGAAGCGGCTATGGAAGATGTGGTAGTCAATGCGCTGGCTACCAGCCCCTTCTACCGTGTCCGAGAACGTCAGCACTTTGACGCAGCCACCCTGATTGATATCGATGAATTATGGGCATTTGCCGAAGCAACCCAGCCCCGAGAAATAGCCAAGCTAAAAAGGCCATACCCCGATGCACCCCGCCAAACCCTAGCCGAACAGATCTCCAGCCTGATCCAGAAGCGCGGCACCCTAGATGTCTTGAGAAATGGCGTGTCCTTTAGCGGCATCAATCTCCAACTCGCCTACTTCCGCCCCTCCGCAGGTGGAAACCCAGAGCATCAAGCCCGCTACGAGCACAACCGCTTTGCTGTGATGAGGCAAGTCCACTTCTCCACCAAAGCGCCCAACCAGTCGGCAGACGTGGTGATCCTGCTCAATGGCTTGCCCATCGTGTCCGTAGAGCTAAAAAACCACTTCACCGCGCAAAACGTACAACACGCCATCGCCCAATATCGGCAACGCGATAAAAATGAACCCTTCTGGAAACGCTGTCTGGTCCATTTCGCCGTAGATGACGACGCAGCCTACATGACCACACGGGTAGCCGGGGCTGAGACCGTGTTTCTCCCCTTCAATCGCGATACCCAAAACCCGATCATCGAAGACCACTTCGCCTCAAGCTACCTCTGGGAGCAATTCACCGACGAAGACAACGAAACCCAACCAGGGATCTTACAAGCCGATTCGCTATTATTGCTGATTCAAAACTATCTACACTTCGAGCGCGATGAGCGCACCAGCAGAGAAAAATTCATCTTCCCCCGCTTCCATCAATATCAAGTCGTCCGTAAACTATTAGCCCACGCCAAAACCCACGGTAGCGGACAAAACTATCTGATCCAACACAGCGCAGGCTCAGGCAAATCCAACAGCATCGCTTGGTTAGCCCACCAACTCGCCAACCTCTGCGGGACCGACGGACAGCCCGTATTTGATAGCATCATCGTGATCACCGACCGGCGTATCCTAGACCGACAGCTACAAGACACCATTAAGCAATTTGAGAAAATTAAAGGGACCGTCACCAAGATTGACCGCAACACCAGGCAACTGGTAAAAGCCCTGGAGCGCGGCGACAAAATCATTATCACCACCCTGCAAAAGTTCGGCTTTGTGGGCGAACTAGCGAAGGTGCCCAGTAAGCGCTTCGCAGTCTTGGTGGACGAAGCCCACAGCTCACAGTCCGGCGAAGGGGTTAGAGACCTCAAGCTGACGCTCACCAGCGATGAAGAATTGAGAAAGGCTTTAGATGAAGAGGAGCCAGAAGACCCCATCGAAACCGAACTAGTAAAGCTTCAAAAAGTACGGCAAAAACTCCCGCACCTATCCTTCTTCGCCTTCACTGCCACCCCCAAAGATAAAACGCTAGAACTCTTTGGCACTCCCGATAAACTTGTGAAAAAAGGCTTCCGGCCCTTTCATCAATACACCATGCGCCAAGCCATTGACGAAGGATTCATTCTCGATGTACTACAAAGCTACACCGCCTACAAAACTTATTTTGAACTCATCGAAAACGAAAGAGCCAACACCGAGCAAGAGCTAGAAAAGCTCAAAGCTCGGAAACTGATGCTCCAATACGTAGACCAACATGAGTTCGCCATCAAGCGCAAAGTCCATATCATCGTAGACCACTTCACCCGCCACACCGCCCACAAGATCGCCGGACAGGCCAAGGCCATGGTCGTCACCCATTCCCGCGCCCATGCCGTACTCTACAAAAAAGCCCTAGATGAAGTAATACGCGAACAAAACCTAAGCTTTGGCGTGTTGGTCGCCTTCTCCGGCACTGTGACCATCAACGAGCAAAAGCACACCGAAGAAAACATGAACCCTCCCGGCACCGGCGACATCGCCGAAGCCTTCAAAAGCCCCGCCCAGCGGCTCCTATTGGTGGCGAATAAATACCAGACCGGCTTTGACCAGCCCCTGCTACACACCATGTATGTCGATAAAAAACTGGGCGGTGTAGCCGCTGTGCAGACCCTCAGCCGCCTCAACCGCACCGCGCCGCTCAAACAAGACACGATGGTGCTGGATTTTGTGAACGAGCAAGAGACCATTCAAGCCTCGTTCCAAGACTACTACCAACGCACAGACCTCGAAGGCGCAACCGACCCCAACAAACTCTACAACCTGAAATACACCCTTGAGCAAATGCACGTCTTCACCCCAGAGGACATAGAGCAATTTATAGAACTCTTTGTACGAAAGAAGGTGAAATCAGAAAAGCTACAACCCTTCTTCCAACGCATCATAAATACTGGCTATGAGAACCTAGCCTCAGCCCACAAAGGAACAGCAGACTACGAAAAGCACAAAGCCGAAGCAAAAGACAAATTCCGCAAAGACACCGCCCGCTATGTGAAGCAATACAACTTTATCAGCCAGATCATGACCTTCACCGACCCCGCTCTAGAGAAATTCTACCTATTCGCCAAACTACTCCTACGTCAACTGCCCTATGAAAAGCAGACCCTACCCCTAGAAGTGGTCGCGATGATCGATATGGAAAAGTATCGGGTGCAAGAAGAGCAGAACGGGCGCATTACCCTGGCGAACGAAGATGCTTCCTTGGCGCTAACCGCAGACGACGGGCACCGGGGCAACCCAGAAGCCGAAAAAGAAAAACTTAAAGTCATCATCCAAAAGCTGAACGAGGATTTTGGTGTCCCTTTCGAGGAAGCCGACCGGGTGATGAATGCCATCAAACAAAAACTTGAAGACGATGAGGCACTACGGGCCGCTTTCAAAACCAATAGCATCGAGTTCCTACAGCGTCAGAAGTTGCAAGATAGCATCAAACAAGCTTTTCTGGACAATGTAGACGAATTTTTAAGCTTCATGGCAAAGACAGAGACCGATCCGGGCTTCGGTCAATTCTTCTTTTCCGAGATGTTTAAATGGTATGCAGAAACGATGGCAAAGCCAACTGCCATGAAACCCATCGCAGCAAACAGCCAGCCTGAACCATTCCCCGAACACCAAATTATTCGGGTGGCATATGATTTAGAATCAGAAGGGTTTCATCTTCCTAAAGGCTTAATCGGGACAATCGTAAGTGTTTATCGTGGCGGAGAAGCCTATGCCGTCGAGTTCATTGATCTGCCTAGCGGACCAGAAGTAGTCACCCTAAAACCCGAACAAATGGAAATCCCCTCATGA
- a CDS encoding restriction endonuclease subunit S: MKGETVVGDGEEMSELYCNPWFGHIPVKWQQGQIKRFYSVRLGKMLQPNSSDPYDELIPYMRAANITWKGPDISDIKKMWASPKEICENQLEPGDLLVSEGGDVGRSCLWNGEIPSCIFQNAINRIRPRKQNSIKFLRYVMEAVKESGWIDILCNKATIAHFTAEKVNALEIPLPPLPEQHRIATYLDKQTEKIDQLIEM, encoded by the coding sequence ATGAAGGGAGAAACTGTTGTGGGAGATGGTGAGGAGATGAGTGAACTGTACTGTAATCCATGGTTCGGTCACATACCTGTTAAATGGCAACAGGGACAGATCAAGCGCTTCTATTCAGTACGGCTGGGGAAAATGTTGCAACCAAATTCATCAGATCCATATGATGAACTAATACCTTACATGCGGGCCGCAAACATTACATGGAAAGGACCAGATATTTCTGATATTAAAAAAATGTGGGCATCTCCAAAAGAAATTTGTGAAAATCAACTAGAACCAGGCGATCTTCTTGTAAGTGAGGGCGGTGACGTTGGACGCTCATGCCTTTGGAATGGCGAAATTCCTAGTTGCATCTTTCAAAATGCTATCAACCGCATTCGTCCGCGCAAACAAAATTCCATAAAATTTTTGCGTTATGTTATGGAGGCAGTTAAAGAGTCGGGGTGGATAGATATTCTTTGCAACAAAGCAACTATTGCACACTTTACAGCGGAAAAGGTAAATGCCTTGGAAATTCCGCTTCCACCCCTCCCCGAACAACACCGCATCGCCACCTACCTCGACAAGCAGACCGAAAAGATCGACCAACTCATAGAGATGTGA